The genomic region AAATCATAGTAAGGTAACAAAGGTAATTTGGTAAATCCTGATATCTGAAacttgtaagggaaatgtaacatgtgaccataatataatcatgtttatgtatacttggattgatcatcattgaatctctaacaaatgtaactttgatgttgctgtttcctgtagaactgagtgagtgttggcctgattactccagtcacagtaatcgaattagtccggacacagtgtgatagtaattagctattcaggcattatgattgatgtaaggaactactttgatgttccttacacaaactcacctaacaaagaccttacagcatgggggatttgtggtggttgtagacactaagaagggatcttggagacagatgttacactccaggggtctgagagcaggggacaggatacccgtcacctatttcctttatatcaaagaggctgatcaataagtttgttcctctctaggaggagcttgaagatgtttgaagtgctgcttctcctgtgtcattaactgtttaacaaccccctcccgaatgggtggggttagccaaatgtataaataccaaccactgtcttctgtctgggtgcatatgacaaactcaactctgttgtatgtaccatgctcgagcattaaagtgtgacaatactgtaagagaattgtgtctcgtttcctccttgctaagGTGGGATTATTATTAATTGCCACGACAAACTGCTGAgatattaacattattattattaataatcacaGAAAAAAGGCTGAGTGTAAGTTGCTTCCTCCATTCTCTCCTCCCATTTCCTGCTCACTTTACTCAAGTTAAGTTGAAATGTCATAATAAGTATGTTAAAAAAGCCTGAGCTTAtagttcacacacagacaaacaagtgCGCACAGCACTGCACGTAGGTGAAGCTTTTATTGAGAATATTTTATTCCTTTTCACTTTTGCCTTATTTGTAAATTATTGTGAGtcatgaaatgttttaatccTGGTTCAAccatggaaaacacacaaagttctgtgagtgtgtttatatataacatgagagcatttagctcaaagatAGTCTGTGCCTACTAAGTGTCCATCTCAGAGAGCTGTGGTCTCTCTCACGATGAGCTGATGAAGGATCGTTATCATAATTTCTGATATTCAGTTGTTTTATTAGCTTACGTAAGTCAGTGGGACAACAACAACCCAAGGTGAGTGTAGGTAATAATTAAGCATGGCAGGCCTGTGGACATCTTgatgacatttcatttattacaGATAATCTTCAGGGCAGTTGTTCCATTGTCGCACTAACACAGGAGCCAGAAGCTCACACAACATCAGAAGAGGACCAAACTGACAATACACCATGAAATACTCACTTCTCTGGTCAGCCACACTTGTGCTTCTGTCCTCAGGTAAGACTTTGGGAATATTGATCTAATGTCTCATCGATAGAATTAAAAGTTGTGACATGTTGGTTGATACGTGCACGTCTCAGCAGGTCTCTGCCATGGAGCCGGTTTCGTCACTGTTGACGTCCTTCGTGGGATAACAGGAGGGAGTGTGACCTTCACAACATCTGTGAAACCGACCGCAGAGCCGTTCCTGGCACTGACCTGGGGCTTCAACGGCACCACCAATGTGATCACTTCCACCACTGCGGACGTCGTGGGACAAGGCTACGAGAACCGGGTTGAAGTGGATAAATCCACTGGATCTCTGGTGCTGAGACATCTGACAGAGAAAGACAGTGGAGAATACGAGTTGATGATCATCCCAAATGGAGGAGAGCAGATTCAAGGAACTGCCAAGCTGGAAGTATTGAGTAAGTGAGATGTAAGAATCCAACACCTCTTTAAAAAGGTTCAAATAATGCTTGTGTGTTATCGATTTGTTTGGAATGAGAAGTCTGAGTCTAAGGACACATTAGGTCACATTGCTTGGTAGACTcaaaaacagctttttccccCAGGCCGTAAGGCTTCTGAACCagcaacactgaccctctgaacagttaCCATGTATTTTCTGCTCCCCCAcgcatacaaatacacttactacTTACTTActtcaaatatattaatattatttaatttaatattccccactccttcaccctgtaaactgctgcttcattttactatgttatatgttactaggttatatgttatattttatatagtatgttatttttctattttgtaaagcccatctactgcgtagatgttgcctgtcaggtcacaagaatttcactgctctgattacgctgtcattggtgcatgtgacaataaactttgatttgattttgatttgataTAAGGTGTCTCACtgtcttttcatttgatttattccTTTGTGCACAGCCCCAGTGTCAAAACCCACCATGGCCTGTCCCACAGGGAACCTAATAGAGGGTAAAACCTCTGTGAAACTAGCCTGTGATGCCAACGGCTTGGTGAGCAGAGAGTGGATGAAAGATGGAAAACCTGTTGCTCCTGGAGGCAGATTCAGTTTTCACGAGGGCAACAGAGTGTTGTCCATCAGCCCAGTGGACCGGCTGGATACTGGAGGGTTTCTCTGTAACGTCAGCAATGATATCAGTTTTGAAACAACCAATTGCAGTCTCAAAGTCTTCTGTACGTACTTTAATTTCTACTTTATTAACATTCAGCTGCTCAAGCTCCTTTTTTAAGCCTTCTTAAAGATCTCCTTCCTCATCCGTGCAGATGGACCTGACAGACCGATAATCGATCAGACGCCAATcggagcagagctggaggatAGGGTCACTCTGAGGTGCTCTGCTGACTCGCTGCCAAAGGCGACTTACTACTGGAGATTCAAACACATGCTGATATCCGGGCCTGTGCACTTCATCCACGAGATGGAAGAGAGGCACCTGGGGAAGTACACCTGCACCGCCCAAAACTCTGTCACTGGTCTGGAGACCTCTGAGGTCCACAAACTGCATGGTACTTaagttctctttctctctttcgcATGCCGTGGATCTGTTTGTAGAgtaatgtctttctttttctgatCCAGACTCATCCACTACCATCAGTGGGTCTATTTCCACAATGGTTTGCACTGTCCTGAGCTTGGTGGGACTCATGTTGATGTAAAGCCTGCATTTTGTCTGTGGATATATACTGAACAGTTACATCTGTAGAATATTACTCGAGTTTCTAATGtggatgaaatgtaaaataataaatgactaATCAATAatcttttgtgtttgtattatttCCAGTTCTTTGGTTATACTACACTGTGGCAGTCGTTATTAGttgtaattgtatttattgagtCACGGCCTTGTTACAATGTCTTTTTATTctataatcaaacaaataaatgatattttattgttttttgataCAAATccagttttaataaataaatcttcaCAATACGCGACTTCCCAGGTTTGTTCTAGTGTCATTCAACCTTCAACAACATGATAACATGTCTCATGTTGTttatcaccagcagcagcctgatAACATCTTGTCATGGTGTCACTGTTAcaaacttttattaaaaaactgttGTGTTCTCATAAACACTATCAGGCAACACCCAGCTCTGCTCTCATGTTCCACAAGGATGCGCCCTTGTGCTGCAACAGAGACTCAGCCTAGTGCTGTTTTTGGTCACAGGTGCCAACTGCGTATACAAGTCAATGCCAAACAGAAGACAATAATAGGTTAGGGACTATTTAACAGTAGTTTCATGGTATTTTACTTCATGTCCAAAGTATAGTATTAATAAAATGTCCAGACTAATGGTTGATTAATGTATTTATCAAATTCTATGAGTAAAATATCAAATTCAAACCATTTAACCTATACATAACATAAACCGAACATATAATCAAGTCAATGTACAGTACATTACTTTAACGATGATTTTTTTCTAGTTATTGTTTTGCTACTGAAAATGGGACATAAGTATTTTTAGAGTCAGATCATCCAGTGTCATTTCCTGATGGATCTGTTTTCTTGAGGCAGCAACAGAAAACACTAGTGTAGTTTATATTTCTGTTAACTTTGCTGCCGTGTCACTGCCAGGTAAGTTTCAAGCAGTGCAACTGAAAGCTCCTTAAAGTTCAGACTAAACAGATATCTTATTGAGTGGATAGGAAAGAACCAAGGCAATATTCTTCATCATAACTGTGTGGATGTGCTTTGATCAGACTGTGGTGCAGCAACACGAGCAAACAACCCAACGACTCTCATCAGGTTTTCATACGAACCAACAAGCTCATGCAAAATAACCAAAATGGCTATGGAAAAATGTGGTTATGCGGGAAACCACCGCTCAAAGTACCTGTTGGTTTTAAGCATAAGAACTAAGTTGAGGTCAAAGCTCCTACAGTGTAAAGCCTATTGTCCATTCACAGACTTAAGACCTGTAACATCTAAATGGTCTCTTAGATCCATGTGACTTCAGGACAAATTTGATTAATTGTCCTCTGATAAATTTGTTCTTCCCTTATTCTGCCAGCAACATCTGTAATTCAAGTTTTATGACTGTATATCTTTATCTGCAACAACTCACAAGCCGATGGGACTATCACCGTCTTATCACTTTTATCACCTTCCTATCAAACCCTTTATCAAAGTCAGTTGGAATGTTGACAAGCAGCATGAGCTACCTGAACCCGTCGGTCAAGGTAGGTGGTCAAAGAGACAACTCTCTGATTTCATCCAGTGGACGTGATATATGTCTTTACAGCCGTTACATTATATATGAAACACTgttcacacagaaacataacTGTGTGTCTCACAGGTGACATAGATGTAGTTCGCtttatttatcagtttggaAGTGTTAGCTGACAGATGGTGGATGCACAGGGAGCTATATTCTCTCCCATGGGACTATATAACCCACAGTAGTGTAAAGACAATGcacattacagaaaataaacgAGAGAACattataaaaatacatagaCGTGCATTGGGAGCCATCACTTTGAAATGacaatgaaatatgaaaacattaagAGTCACTTTCTcagttaaaagtttaaaagcctTTTATATAGTTAGTTGAAAAACAGAACAGTTGACGGGACAAATGAACTAAAGAATCGGTCAgatttcttcacctcctccctgaTGGCAGGAGACAATACTCTGGGAGAAGCGGGGGTTGAGTTTCCCCACAAAGGGCCTTTGCCCCCTGAGTGGCCTTAACTTCACGAACAAGGACAAGGTTATTCAAGTTAGTGCCGGTGGTGTTCCGTTCTATAGTTCAACAATCCTCCCTGTAGCCTGTTCCTTAGACCTGAGGCCGTCAAACCAGCAGaacatttttctcaaaatcTCCCAAAATGTGCTTTACAGTGAAATCTGAGAAATGAATAATCCTCTTTATGGATAAAAAGCACATCATGTACAGAATGTGCTTTCATTACTTTATTACCACCGAGAACACAGGATTATAAATTAATCAAACCAGTGTAATCAGCAATGTGGAGGCTGCAACATTCCGAGGGAGCAAAGCAAACACTCAGGCGCATGTGAAAATGTCAGAGAACAGGAACTACCTGTTACATTACTAGTGATACTGAGACTgtaattaatcaaataaaaagatcAACGCTTTTTAAGGCGGATGTAAAACCGGTTTTCTCCATCATTACTGTAGGTAAGGAATTCATTGTGAAACTGATtgaaaagttaaatatttgCATTCATTAAAATAAGTGTAATTTACATATTTCATTCTTATGAGAccccatttaaattcactagatacaGGTACAGGtatttagatctgcaccaaatcacgcacaaacacacacacacacacacacacacacaaatatcagttccctgaacACCTGTTACCTGTTAAAGATAATCAAACAAAATagacaataaacaaacatatagaGGTGAATACATAACCTGTCAATGAAGCTGATGCAGCAGAAATCATAGTTACAAATTCAAATAATAATATGGAAATACCAATTTCATTTAACATGCTGCAGCTCACTGTATGTGCAATACAATTTTAAATCAATATACTGAGGGTACTTATTGATACTGCATATGAcggaaacaaataaaagaaaatatggtGACACTAACATAATGCTGCGGACacatatttttttctacaatttgCTCAAGTCCATATTGAGAAAATCACAAGTATTATTTCGCTTTCTCGGCTGTTTAAGTGATTTTATGAGCTGTTGACATTTTGTTCTTCGATCAACAACGATTCCTTCTGTGGGACATTTGTTGTTGATTAATGAAACCAGCAAAGTTTGTGTATGTATCAGCTTCAACACAAACCCAACCCACATCATCTGCAAGGCTATAGAGTTCATTGGTTTTCACTGCTGTCATTCGATCGCAGAGTCCAGGGTTGATCACAAGAGAATTAGTGCAcggtccctcctcctccacatgtGTTAACATCACCTCCTCTCAGAAAGAAACACTTTCTATGTTCGTGAGGCTGCGATAGATATGGAAACATCTGTGGTACTGCTGGTCTTCCTGGGAGCCATCTCAGGTGAGCTTTTATCATTTCACTATTTAAGgaagtttttcttttgcttgTGAGAAATATTTGACTCTAAAACCACACGATTATTGTCAGCTCATAATTACTCAGGTTATTATTCGGTATAATTCCAACTCAATGTTGATTATAGAGGGCATAAGTATAATGCTTCTTACATATTAttaatttttaatttcttataatctaaaagataaaaaaaagataacagCAGATCATATTGATTTATTAGAAGAATTCAGACCTGCTGTGTTATAGATATTAgtttgttttcaaacaaattgatattttgtataatttaaTTTTGATGATATGAAATTGGTAATGAAAACATGCAGGAGAACTAAGTTCTCATGTGTTTATGTAAATCTTATCTTGTTAGTAGGAGATTTGAGATAGACAGATAAGCTTTAATAATCTTCgctctctcttgtgtgtgtgtgtgtgtgtgtgtgtgtgtgtgtgtgtgtgtgtgtgtgtgtgtgtgtgtgtgtgtgtgtgtgcgtgtctgtgtgtgtgtgtgtgtgtgtgtgtgtgtgtgtgcgtgtctgtgtgtgtgtgcgtgtgtgtgtttgtg from Pleuronectes platessa chromosome 10, fPlePla1.1, whole genome shotgun sequence harbors:
- the LOC128450059 gene encoding carcinoembryonic antigen-related cell adhesion molecule 2, producing the protein MACPTGNLIEGKTSVKLACDANGLVSREWMKDGKPVAPGGRFSFHEGNRVLSISPVDRLDTGGFLCNVSNDISFETTNCSLKVFYGPDRPIIDQTPIGAELEDRVTLRCSADSLPKATYYWRFKHMLISGPVHFIHEMEERHLGKYTCTAQNSVTGLETSEVHKLHGT